DNA from Streptomyces sp. NBC_01260:
TGCCCCCGTAACTTCGGGAGAAGGGGGGCCATCACTGGTGATTGGATTTACTCCATGAGCTGGGGGTGGCCGCAGAGACCAGCGAGAAGCGACTGTTTACTAAAAACACAGGTCCGTGCGAAGCCGTAAGGCGATGTATACGGACTGACGCCTGCCCGGTGCTGGAACGTTAAGGGGACCGGTTAGCTGACTTTCGGGTCGGCGAAGCTGAGAACTTAAGCGCCAGTAAACGGCGGTGGTAACTATAACCATCCTAAGGTAGCGAAATTCCTTGTCGGGTAAGTTCCGACCTGCACGAATGGCGTAACGACTTCTCGACTGTCTCAACCATAGGCCCGGTGAAATTGCACTACGAGTAAAGATGCTCGTTTCGCGCAGCAGGACGGAAAGACCCCGGGACCTTTACTATAGTTTGATATTGGTGTTCGGTTCGGCTTGTGTAGGATAGGTGGGAGACTTTGAAGCGGCCACGCCAGTGGTTGTGGAGTCGTCGTTGAAATACCACTCTGGTCGTGCTGGATGTCTAACCTGGGTCCGTGATCCGGATCAGGGACAGTGTCTGATGGGTAGTTTAACTGGGGCGGTTGCCTCCTAAAGAGTAACGGAGGCGCCCAAAGGTTCCCTCAGCCTGGTTGGCAATCAGGTGTTGAGTGTAAGTGCACAAGGGAGCTTGACTGTGAGACCGACGGGTCGAGCAGGGACGAAAGTCGGGACTAGTGATCCGGCAGTGGCTTGTGGAAGCGCTGTCGCTCAACGGATAAAAGGTACCCCGGGGATAACAGGCTGATCTTCCCCAAGAGTCCATATCGACGGGATGGTTTGGCACCTCGATGTCGGCTCGTCGCATCCTGGGGCTGGAGTCGGTCCCAAGGGTTGGGCTGTTCGCCCATTAAAGCGGTACGCGAGCTGGGTTTAGAACGTCGTGAGACAGTTCGGTCCCTATCCGCTGTGCGCGTAGGAATATTGAGAAGGGCTGTCCCTAGTACGAGAGGACCGGGACGGACGAACCTCTGGTGTGCCAGTTGTCCTGCCAAGGGCATGGCTGGTTGGCTACGTTCGGAAAGGATAACCGCTGAAAGCATCTAAGCGGGAAGCCTGCTTCGAGATGAGTATTCCCACCCTCTTGAAGGGTTAAGGCTCCCAGTAGACGACTGGGTTGATAGGCCAGATGTGGAAGCCCGGTAACGGGTGGAGCTGACTGGTACTAATAGGCCGAGGGCTTGTCCTCAGTTGCTCGCGTCCACTGTGTTAGTTCTGAAATAACGAACGGCCGTGTTTTGTTCCGGTGTTGGTTAATTTCATAGTGTTTCGGTGGTCATTGCGTTAGGGAAACGCCCGGTTACATTCCGAACCCGGAAGCTAAGCCTTTCAGCGCCGATGGTACTGCAGGGGGGACCCTGTGGGAGAGTAGGACGCCGCCGAACTCCTTTTGATAGTTAAGCCCCGTGCCCTTGTGGCACGGGGCTTTTCTGCGTTCCGGACAGTTTAAGGTCGTGACATGCGCTACGAACTGGTCATCTTCGACAACGACGGTGTGCTCGTGGACAGCGAGCCGATCTCCAACACCATCCTGGCCGGCTACCTCACGGAGCTCGGGCACCCCACCTCGTACGAGGAGTCCCTCCGCGACTACATGGGGGCCGCCATGCACCGCGTGCACGACCTCATCGAGGAGCAGGGCGGGGAGAAGCTGCCCGCCGACTTCGACGACACGTTCCACTCGCGGGTGTTCGCCGCGTTCCGGCAGGAGCTGCAACCCGTACCCGGCGCCGAGGAGGTGCTGGGGGATCTCGTCGCCGAGGGGGTCCCGTACTGCGTCGCGTCCTCCGGCAGCCACGAGCGGATCCGGGTCGGGCACCTGAAGACCGGGCTCGACCAGTGGTTCGAGGAGGAGTGGATCTTCAGCGCGCAGGACGTGGGGCGCGGGAAGCCGGCGCCCGACCTGTTCCTGCACGCCGCCGACCGGATGGGGGTGCCGCCGGAGAGGTGCGTCGTCATCGAGGACAGCCCGCTCGGGGTGGAGGCCGCCAGGGCCGCGGGGATGGACGTGTACGGGTTCACGTCGATGATGCCGGCGGACCGGCTGGCCGGGGTGACCGGGCATTTCTCCGACATGGGACAGCTGAGGGAATTGCTTGCCTGACACATCTACCCATGGGTAGAAACTGGCTCTACGCTCGCGCCCATGACAGATGCACGTTTGCGGCACGGCAGAGCCTCCCTCGGGTTGAGCTTCTTCGTGCAAGGCGTCACCTTCGCTCTTCTCGTGACGCGGATCCCCGCCATTCAGGACCGGTACGGGATATCCGACGGCCTGCTGCCCGTGTTCCTCGCTGCCGTGCCGATCCTGGCCGGTGCGGGCAGCGTGGTCACCGAGAAGGTGGTCGCGCGGGTACGGCCGCGGGTGGTCCTGCGGTGGGCGCAGCCCGTCGTGCTGCTCGCGCTGCTCGGTGTCGGTGCCGGGAGCGAGCTGTGGGAAGCGGCCCTGGCGCTGGGCGCCTTCGGGCTGGCCGTCGGTGCGCTGGACGCGTCCATGAACATGATGGGGGTCAGCCTTCAGCGGGCGTACGGACGCTCCATCATGCTCGGCTTCCATGCCGCGTACAGTCTGGGCGGGATCGCCGGGGCGTCGATGGCGTGGGCCGGGGCGCACTGGGATCTGTCGCTGCTGGTCTCGTACCTTCCGGTCGTGGTGGTGCTGTTGCCCGTCGCGCTCGTCGGGAGCCGGTGGTACGTCGAGGGGAAGCACGAGGACGAGGGGCAGGCCGCGGAGCGGGGGAAGGCCGGCTCGGTCTCGTTCAAGCTGTTGATGCCGCTCTGTCTGGTGATGAGCTTCGCGTACATCGGGGACTCGACGGTCTCCAACTGGAGCGCCAAGTATCTGCAGGACGTGCTGGGGAGCTCGGAGCAGCTCTCGACCGTCCCCTACAACGTCTACATGGTGACGACGCTGCTGGGGCGGGCCGTCGGGGACTTCGGAGTGCGGCGGTTCGGGGCGGTGGCCGTGGTGCGGTTCGGGAGCGTGCTGGCCGCGGCCGGGTTCGGTGTGGTGGCCATGGCCGGCGGGGCCTGGGTCGGGATGCTCGGGTTCACCATGCTGGGGTTCGGGCTGTGTGTGATCGTGCCGCAGACGTTCGCGGCCGCGGGGCGGTTGTTCCCCGGTGCGAGCGACACCGCGATCGCCCGGCTGAACATCTTCAACTACGTGGGGTTCCTGGTCGGCTCGCCCCTGGTGGGGGCGCTCGGGGACGCCTGGAGCTATCGGGGCGCGATGCTCGTACCGATGGCGCTGGTGCTCGCGATGCTCGTGTACGCCAAATCGTTCGGTGCGGAGCCCGCCCGATACGGTGGCGGGCATGAGCGGCCGCGCACAGCTGATGTGGGATGACGCAGTAACGGGATACGACTTCGGGGACAGCCATCCCATGGACCCGGTCAGACTTGCCCTGACGATGAGCCTGGTGCGGGCGTTCGGTCTCGACCGTGCGGTGGATGTGGTGGCGGCCAAGTCCGCCGGGGAGTCCACGCTGCGGCTCGTGCACCGCTCGGACTATGTGGCGGCCGTGCGGGCGGCCTCGGCGGATCCGGACCACGCCGACCAGAACTACGGACTCGGGACGACGGACGATCCGGCGTTCGCCGGGATGCATGAGGTGTCGGCGCTGATCGCCGGGCAGTCGGTGGCCGCGGCGGAGGCGGTGTGGCGCGGGCAGACCGGGCACGCGGTGAACTTCACCGGCGGGCTCCACCACGCCATGCCCGGCAGCGCGTCGGGCTTCTGTATCTACAACGACCCGGCGCTCGCCATCGCGCGGCTGCTGGAGCTGGGTGCGGAGCGGGTCGCGTACATCGATGTGGACGTGCACCACGGGGACGGCGTGCAGGCGGCCTTCTGGGAGGACCCGCGGGTGCTGACGGTCTCGCTGCACGAGCACCCGCGGACACTCTTCCCGCAGACCGGCTGGCCGGAGGAGACCGGTGCGGGGGCGGGTGCGGGCGGTGCGGTGAATGTGGCGCTGCCGGCCGGGACTGGGGACGCGGGATGGCTGCGGGCGTTCCACGCGGTGGTGCCGGAACTGCTGGCGGACTTCCGGCCGCAGGTCCTGGTGACGCAGCACGGGGCCGATACGCACTTCGAGGACCCGTTGGCCCATCTCGCGGTGTCGCTGGACGCCCAGCGGGCCGTGATGGCGGCCTGTCACGACCTCGCCCATGAGTACGCGCAGGACGGGCGCTGGGTGGCGCTCGGCGGGGGCGGCTACGCGGTGGTGGACGTGGTGCCGCGGTCCTGGACGCATCTGGTGGGGATCGCCGCCCATGCGCCGGTGGACCCGGAGTCGGTGATCCCGTCGTCCTGGCGGGACGAGGTCTACGCGCGGACCCGGCAGCTCGGGCCGGCCCGGATGACGGACGGCCGTACCCCGTCGTGGAAGTCGTGGGAAGAGGGGTACGACCCGGCGGACCGGCTGGACCAGGCGGTGCTGGCGAGCCGTCGGGCGGCCTTTCCGCTGCGGGGGCTGCTGACCTGACGCCCGGTCGGTGGGTGCGGTGGTTACGCCAACTGTGGGGCGTAATCCGGCTTTTGGTCCCTGGGCGGTGCGGGTGCGGGAGCATCGGCAGGGTGTTGAGCACCGGAGCGCTGCGCGCGCATCTGCTGGCGGCCCGGCTGGCCGGTCCCGTGGCCACCTCGCGGGAGGTGAGCCTGCGGAGTTATCGGCTTTTCGCGGCCAGGGACCCCCGGGTGACACTCGGCCTCGATCCCGGACGGGGCTGGGGGGAGCGGGAGCTGCTCCGTCTGATGGCCGAGAAGTGCGGGGTCTCGGACGATCCCGCGCATGTCTCGGGTCCTGATGTGATCGATCCGGAGCGGACGCTGGCGGGGCTGGACGCGTTTGCCGCGCGGCTGTCGGACGCGGCTCTCCGGCGGGCGCCGGTGCTGTTCGGGACGGGACATCCGCACCGGCTGCTCGGCTTCTACGCAGCGCTGGCAGACGCTTTGTCGTCGGTGGGGTGCGCTGTACTCACCCCCGCGCAGGGGCGATGTATCGACATAACGACCCGGTTCGGCGTACGCACGTACAACCTTGACTACGTACGGGGAGTCGCGCTGGTGCGCGAACCCGGCGTGCGGGTGCCCGGTGGTGGTACCGGCGCACACTCCCACTCCCCGCTGCCGGTCAGGGTCGCCCTGGAGGCTGCCGTGGAGGCCCGTGGGCCGCTGCCGGAACTCGTCGTCGGGGACCACGGCTGGGTCTGCGGGGCAGGTCAGCTGGGCATCGAGGCGATCGGGCTGGCCGATACGGACGATCCGGCGCTGTTCGTCGGCGAGGCCGAGGGGAGGGTGTCGGTCGTCGTTCCGGTCGACGACGCCGTGCGGTCCGCCTACTACTTGCCGCTCACGCGCTATGTACTCAATCGGGCGTGTCTGTCACAGTAGGCGGCCGATCGTCTCTCCTCTTCCCCACTCGCATCACCCGCCCCTAATCTGGGGAGTGAGCGCACATCGACGAAGAGTCACCGGAGGGGAAGCCGGGGCGCGTCGCGTGCGGAAGGTACAGGTGGATCATGGCTGCTGACAGCGAGAGGCCTCTCAACGAGGTCAAGTTTCTGACCGTGGCGGAAGTCGCCTCGGTCATGCGAGTGTCGAAGATGACCGTGTACCGCCTGGTGCACAGCGGTCATCTGCCGGCGATCCGGGTGGGCAGGTCCTTCCGGGTGCCGGAGCAAGCGGTTCACGAGTATCTCCGGGAGTCCTTCGTGGGGGTGGGGACGGCCTGACATTCCCCTCGGATTACGTCCCTCACCCGGTGGCGGGTAGGCTAGGCCGACGTAGGTCGTGTGGGCCCAGACGCCCCGCACCAGTGAAGAAGAAGTGAGCGAGGGTAGTCGTGGGCTCTGTCATTAAGAAGCGGCGCAAGCGGATGGCCAAGAAGAAGCACCGCAAGCTGCTCAAGCGCACGCGCGTTCAGCGTCGCAACAAGAAGTAGGCGAACGCAGTTCGTGAAATCCGCAGCCCTTCCGCCATTCCGGCGGGAGGGCTGCGGTGCTGTGCGGACCATGCGCACGGCAGGTGCACGCATTCGGGCCATGACGCGGCACAAGCCTGCCGCGCGGTCATCACAGGGCAACGTCCACCCGCTACGGTGACGACCGGGGGAGAACCTCTTCGAGGACTCCGCCGACTCACTTCACGGGAGACCGACGGAAGGCGCTGATCTTGGGGAAGGTCGTGCTCGTCACGGGAGCGGCCCGGCAGTTGGGCGGCCGGTTCGTGCGGCGCATCCAGCGTGACCCGGGCGTGGACCGGGTGATCGCGGTCGACGCGGTCGAGCCCGGCCACCAGCTGGGGGACGCCGTCTTCGTGCGTGCGGACATCCGCCAGCCCGCCATCGCCAGAGTCCTCGCCGAGCACTCGGTCGACACCGTCGTCCATCTGGACGTCAGCGGAAAGGGGCTCGGGGCCCAGAGCCGTACCGCGGTCAAGGAGACCAACGTCATCGGCACCATGCAGTTGCTCGGTGCGTGCCAGAAGGCCCCGGCCGTTCAGCGGCTGGTGATCAAGTCCAGTACCGGTGTGTACGGCTCCGCGCCCCGTGATCCGGCGGTCTTCCACGAGACCACCCCGCCCAAGTCCCTGCCGAGCGGGGGCTTCGCGAAGGACGCGGTGGAGGTCGAGGGGTACGTACGCGGCTTCGCGCGCCGCAGGCCGGACGTGGCCGTGTGCGTGCTCAGGTTCGCGAACATCCTGGGGCCGGACGCGGATTCGCCGCTCGCGGACTATCTGTCGCTGCCGGTGCTGCCGACGGTGTTCGGGTACGACCCCAGGCTCCAGTTCGTGCACGAGGACGACGTCATCGCCGTACTCGGCATCGCCGCGAGCGAGCCGCGGCGCGGGACGCTGAACAGCGGCACCTTCAACATCGCCGGGGACGGGGTGCTGCTGCTCTCGCAGTGCTCGCGGCGGCTGGGGCGGCCGACGATGCCGCTGCTGCTGCCCGCGGTCACCTGGGTCGGTCAGGCGCTCCGTACGGTCGGGATGACGGACTTCTCGCCGGAGCAGATCCGGCTGCTCACCCATGGCAGGGTGGTCTCCACGGTCCAGATGCGCGAGACCCTGGGCTTTCGGCCGCGGTTCACCACGGTGGAGACGTTCGCGGAGTTCGCGCGCAGCCGGGGACCTGGGCTGCTGCCGCCCGAGGCGGTGGGCCGGGCCGTCGGCAGACTGGCAGGGATGCCGTTCGCCGGGGGGACCGGCGGGGCTCCGGGGATGACCGGGGCCGGCGGCGACACACACCCGACTCCGAGCGGCAGGTAGAGGAGCGCACCGACGATGGCGGATGCCAAGGTCATTCCGTTCGATGACGACCGTTCGCGGTCGGGGGGCTCGCCGCGTGCTGTGCGGCGGCGCTCCCCCGGACGCGGCAACGGGTCCGTGAGCGCCCTGCCGGGGCAGTTGGACGGCGGGCTGCCGCCGGAGGAGCCGGAGGAGGCTGCGGTGGCTCCCCAGGACGTGGAACGGGGTGGCTGGGACCGGCGGATCGCGGGCGGGCTCGCGTTTCTGCGGCGGCGGGTCACGGGTGAGTACGACGTCGACGAGTTCGGCTACGACAAGGAACTCACCGACCAGGTGCTGATGTCGGTGCTGCGGCCCGTGTACGAGAAGTACTTCCGGGTCGAGGTGAAGGGCATCGAGAACATTCCGTCGGACGGCGGGGCGCTCATCGTGTCCAACCACTCCGGGACGCTGCCGCTGGACGGGCTGATGCTTCAGGTCGCGGTGCACGACAACCACCCGGCGGGGCGGCATCTGCGGCTGCTCGCCGCGGACCTGGTCTTCATGCTGCCGGTCGTCAACGAGCTGGCCCGCAAGGCCGGGCACACGCTGGCGTGTGCGGAGGACGCGGAGCGGCTGCTGCGGCAGGGCGAGGTCGTCGGGGTGATGCCGGAGGGCTTCAAGGGCATCGGCAAGCCGTTCGGCGAGCGGTACAAGCTCCAGCGCTTCGGGCGGGGCGGCTTCGTGTCGACGGCCCTGCGGGCCGGGGTGCCGATCGTGCCGTGCTCGATCGTGGGGGCGGAGGAGATCTACCCGATGATCGGCAACTCCAAGACGCTGGCGCGGCTGCTGGGTACGCCGTACTTCCCGATCACGCCGACGTTCCCGTGGCTGGGGCCGCTGGGGGCGGTGCCGTTGCCGACGAAGTGGACGATCCAGTTCGGTGAGCCGATTCCCACGGACGGGTATCCGGTGGAGGCGGCGGAGGATCCGATGCTGATGTTCAATCTGACGGATCAGGTGCGGGAGCAGATCCAGCACACGCTGTACAAGCTGCTGGTGCAGCGGCGATCGGTGTTCTTCTGAGGTGCCCGGCCCGTCCGGGCGGGCTGTCCGCGATCGCCGGACGGGCTTGGTGCTGCCCGTCCGGCGATCGGGTCAGGATTCGTTTCTGCTGTCGATCCCGAGGCCTCCGATCAGGCCGGGGATCAGCGGGGGCAGGGTGATGTCCGGCGTGGGCGCCGTGCTCGGGGTGTCCTTCGACGGTTCGGTGGCGTCCGGCGACGGCGGGTCGAAGAGGTCGTCCGCGCCGCCCCCGATCAGACCGTCCGCCGGGGTGCTGCCCGAGTCAGACGGGTGGGGCGAGGAACTGCTGCCCTGGTGGCCGTCGTGCGCGTCGGCGGGTGAGGAGGACGCGGGGGAGGGCTGGTGCGAGGAGGGCGCCGTACCGGTGTCGGTGGAGCCGGACCGCTGCGATCCGCCGTTCTTCTCCGGGGTACGGGGGAACAGCGACTGCAGCGGCGCGACTTCTTCGTCTATGGCGGCGAAGACCGAGCTCACCTGGTCGCCGAGCTCGGTCAGCTGGACGGGCAGCCGGTCGCGGAGGCTGGTCCAGCTCTCGCGGTGCGAGCGGGAGAAGGAGTCCAGGGTCTGGATCGGGCCGATGGCGCCGTCCCGCTGGTAGGCCGCGTGGAGCAGGCGGTGGCCCTCGGTGGCGTCGTGGGTCATGCCGTTGAGCGTGCGTCTGACCTCGCCGAGCTGTTCGTGGTCCAGGTCGCCCGCGCGGCCGCGTTCCATCAGCCTGCGGGCTTCGCTGAGCCGCGTCGACGCCTGGTCCAGGTAGACCTCGCCGCGGTCGGTGTCGCTGCCGGCCAGGTTGAGGTGGATGTCCTCCATGCCGCGCTTCAGCCCGTAGAGCGAATCACCCGGGAGGGCGTCGGAGCTGGCGGCGGCCACTCCGCCGAAGGCACCCGCGGCCACACCGACGGTGAGTCCGCCGGCCGCGAGGCCCTTCGTCCAGCGCGATCTGGGGCGCAGTTTGCGGAGCGGGGATGCCCGGTGGGCCCCCTTGCCCCGTTGTTCGGGCACTGTAGTGGCCGCGGGCGCACCGCCCGCGGCGAACACGGCCTCCATGGCGGCGACGAGCTGGGCTCGCTGCACCACTTTGACCTCGGGATCCAACGCCGGCTTCGGTAGCTCACCGAGGCCGTTCGCCAGGGCCAACAGCGTTCCGCGGTCGGCCGGTTCGGCCGGGTCCTCGGGCTGTACGGCCGCCGCACCGCGGAGCGACTGCTCCTCCACGGCCTGGGCGAAGGCGTTCGCCCGCCGGTGTGCCGAGACGTTCGCGATCACTGGCGGCACCTCCTCTCGTCATGACGGTCGACTCCCCTGAGGGTCCGGAAGGTTGCACACCTTGAGCGCATCCACACGATTGAGTGAGTGTCTGCGGACATGGAGTGACGACAGGGGGCCTGCAACCGGCACAACGAGTGGCGCGGCACTTGGGTTACGCACGAAAGATGATCGGACCAGTGGGTGATGATCGTATTGCCGAGAGTGATTCGGTCCGGGATGGGGTCAGCGGGCATCGTCCGGAAGGAGCCGGGCAAGGGTGCGGACGGCGCGGTACTGCAGGGTCTTGATCGCGCCCTCGTTCTTGCCCATCACTCGGGCGGTCTCGGCGACCGAGAGCCCTTGCAGGAAGCGCAGGGTCACGCACTCCTGCTGCTGCGGGTTGAGTCGGCGCACGGCTTGCAGCAGTGCGGCATTGG
Protein-coding regions in this window:
- a CDS encoding lysophospholipid acyltransferase family protein encodes the protein MADAKVIPFDDDRSRSGGSPRAVRRRSPGRGNGSVSALPGQLDGGLPPEEPEEAAVAPQDVERGGWDRRIAGGLAFLRRRVTGEYDVDEFGYDKELTDQVLMSVLRPVYEKYFRVEVKGIENIPSDGGALIVSNHSGTLPLDGLMLQVAVHDNHPAGRHLRLLAADLVFMLPVVNELARKAGHTLACAEDAERLLRQGEVVGVMPEGFKGIGKPFGERYKLQRFGRGGFVSTALRAGVPIVPCSIVGAEEIYPMIGNSKTLARLLGTPYFPITPTFPWLGPLGAVPLPTKWTIQFGEPIPTDGYPVEAAEDPMLMFNLTDQVREQIQHTLYKLLVQRRSVFF
- a CDS encoding phosphatase, encoding MLSTGALRAHLLAARLAGPVATSREVSLRSYRLFAARDPRVTLGLDPGRGWGERELLRLMAEKCGVSDDPAHVSGPDVIDPERTLAGLDAFAARLSDAALRRAPVLFGTGHPHRLLGFYAALADALSSVGCAVLTPAQGRCIDITTRFGVRTYNLDYVRGVALVREPGVRVPGGGTGAHSHSPLPVRVALEAAVEARGPLPELVVGDHGWVCGAGQLGIEAIGLADTDDPALFVGEAEGRVSVVVPVDDAVRSAYYLPLTRYVLNRACLSQ
- a CDS encoding acetoin utilization protein AcuC; this encodes MSGRAQLMWDDAVTGYDFGDSHPMDPVRLALTMSLVRAFGLDRAVDVVAAKSAGESTLRLVHRSDYVAAVRAASADPDHADQNYGLGTTDDPAFAGMHEVSALIAGQSVAAAEAVWRGQTGHAVNFTGGLHHAMPGSASGFCIYNDPALAIARLLELGAERVAYIDVDVHHGDGVQAAFWEDPRVLTVSLHEHPRTLFPQTGWPEETGAGAGAGGAVNVALPAGTGDAGWLRAFHAVVPELLADFRPQVLVTQHGADTHFEDPLAHLAVSLDAQRAVMAACHDLAHEYAQDGRWVALGGGGYAVVDVVPRSWTHLVGIAAHAPVDPESVIPSSWRDEVYARTRQLGPARMTDGRTPSWKSWEEGYDPADRLDQAVLASRRAAFPLRGLLT
- a CDS encoding DUF5667 domain-containing protein; its protein translation is MIANVSAHRRANAFAQAVEEQSLRGAAAVQPEDPAEPADRGTLLALANGLGELPKPALDPEVKVVQRAQLVAAMEAVFAAGGAPAATTVPEQRGKGAHRASPLRKLRPRSRWTKGLAAGGLTVGVAAGAFGGVAAASSDALPGDSLYGLKRGMEDIHLNLAGSDTDRGEVYLDQASTRLSEARRLMERGRAGDLDHEQLGEVRRTLNGMTHDATEGHRLLHAAYQRDGAIGPIQTLDSFSRSHRESWTSLRDRLPVQLTELGDQVSSVFAAIDEEVAPLQSLFPRTPEKNGGSQRSGSTDTGTAPSSHQPSPASSSPADAHDGHQGSSSSPHPSDSGSTPADGLIGGGADDLFDPPSPDATEPSKDTPSTAPTPDITLPPLIPGLIGGLGIDSRNES
- a CDS encoding NAD-dependent epimerase/dehydratase family protein, which codes for MGKVVLVTGAARQLGGRFVRRIQRDPGVDRVIAVDAVEPGHQLGDAVFVRADIRQPAIARVLAEHSVDTVVHLDVSGKGLGAQSRTAVKETNVIGTMQLLGACQKAPAVQRLVIKSSTGVYGSAPRDPAVFHETTPPKSLPSGGFAKDAVEVEGYVRGFARRRPDVAVCVLRFANILGPDADSPLADYLSLPVLPTVFGYDPRLQFVHEDDVIAVLGIAASEPRRGTLNSGTFNIAGDGVLLLSQCSRRLGRPTMPLLLPAVTWVGQALRTVGMTDFSPEQIRLLTHGRVVSTVQMRETLGFRPRFTTVETFAEFARSRGPGLLPPEAVGRAVGRLAGMPFAGGTGGAPGMTGAGGDTHPTPSGR
- a CDS encoding MFS transporter, giving the protein MTDARLRHGRASLGLSFFVQGVTFALLVTRIPAIQDRYGISDGLLPVFLAAVPILAGAGSVVTEKVVARVRPRVVLRWAQPVVLLALLGVGAGSELWEAALALGAFGLAVGALDASMNMMGVSLQRAYGRSIMLGFHAAYSLGGIAGASMAWAGAHWDLSLLVSYLPVVVVLLPVALVGSRWYVEGKHEDEGQAAERGKAGSVSFKLLMPLCLVMSFAYIGDSTVSNWSAKYLQDVLGSSEQLSTVPYNVYMVTTLLGRAVGDFGVRRFGAVAVVRFGSVLAAAGFGVVAMAGGAWVGMLGFTMLGFGLCVIVPQTFAAAGRLFPGASDTAIARLNIFNYVGFLVGSPLVGALGDAWSYRGAMLVPMALVLAMLVYAKSFGAEPARYGGGHERPRTADVG
- a CDS encoding HAD family hydrolase: MRYELVIFDNDGVLVDSEPISNTILAGYLTELGHPTSYEESLRDYMGAAMHRVHDLIEEQGGEKLPADFDDTFHSRVFAAFRQELQPVPGAEEVLGDLVAEGVPYCVASSGSHERIRVGHLKTGLDQWFEEEWIFSAQDVGRGKPAPDLFLHAADRMGVPPERCVVIEDSPLGVEAARAAGMDVYGFTSMMPADRLAGVTGHFSDMGQLRELLA
- a CDS encoding 30S ribosomal protein bS22; the protein is MGSVIKKRRKRMAKKKHRKLLKRTRVQRRNKK
- a CDS encoding helix-turn-helix domain-containing protein, coding for MAADSERPLNEVKFLTVAEVASVMRVSKMTVYRLVHSGHLPAIRVGRSFRVPEQAVHEYLRESFVGVGTA